From Desulforhopalus sp., one genomic window encodes:
- a CDS encoding DUF4124 domain-containing protein, with amino-acid sequence MAPAWAIDGYRKEWERACGGYDKTINCSLTPIATRRAPGWTEKRGFFYFTLTPKNMKTYIQILLLFFVLSAQASAEMYTWVDENGKTQFSNTIPPPGTKAETIKDDTNITASSKPRETRPKEKDIRQRYDQSIATIERNHQKALDRIENDRIEGERQELAGERRSLDSKKKRWLERCEKETDGYVNESDCRDHVNERFDVVFGMISRTPKYYLDHRHSIDGETDKLLKAFLKKKQSKNRHSHLMHSSR; translated from the coding sequence TTGGCACCTGCATGGGCGATTGACGGGTACCGAAAAGAATGGGAGAGAGCCTGCGGGGGATACGACAAGACGATTAATTGTTCTTTGACTCCAATAGCTACAAGAAGGGCGCCCGGATGGACTGAGAAGAGAGGATTCTTTTATTTTACTCTGACCCCAAAAAATATGAAGACTTACATCCAAATACTCCTGCTTTTTTTTGTTCTGTCAGCACAGGCCTCGGCAGAAATGTATACCTGGGTAGATGAAAACGGTAAAACTCAGTTTAGCAATACCATTCCGCCGCCTGGTACCAAGGCCGAAACGATAAAAGATGATACCAATATAACTGCCAGCAGCAAACCGAGAGAAACAAGACCGAAGGAGAAAGACATTAGGCAAAGGTATGATCAATCCATCGCAACTATAGAGCGCAACCACCAAAAGGCTCTTGATAGAATTGAAAACGATCGAATTGAAGGTGAAAGACAAGAGTTGGCGGGGGAAAGAAGGTCCCTCGATTCCAAGAAAAAACGATGGCTTGAGCGATGTGAAAAAGAGACTGACGGATACGTTAATGAATCAGATTGCAGAGACCATGTAAATGAAAGGTTTGACGTAGTGTTTGGTATGATTTCCAGAACACCGAAATATTATCTCGACCATCGCCATTCCATAGATGGTGAGACAGACAAGTTGTTAAAGGCATTCCTGAAGAAAAAACAATCAAAGAACAGGCATTCGCATTTAATGCATAGTTCAAGATAA
- a CDS encoding uridine kinase, translating to MALVREKDGKRLHVKSALMGESLVSKEFIEQLAIAPQERLYPDIAIMKIGGQSICDRGVKALPAILKEIVRNRHDHKLLLTTGGGTRSRHIYTIGLEMGMPTGVIAKFGSMVSEQNALMIATLLSPWGGIKISHSDIVKLPTYFAENIIPVMHGMPPYDYFAIKPKVGRIPIHRTDVGLVILADLIGSRNIIFVKDEDGLYTDDPKKNPDAKFIPEIGAQDLLDLEQDDLVIERPCLEIMQNSEVIEKVQVINGMVEGNITRALNGEHVGTFIYKQ from the coding sequence ATGGCACTGGTGCGTGAAAAGGATGGCAAGAGGCTGCATGTGAAGAGCGCCCTGATGGGCGAAAGTCTGGTCAGCAAGGAATTTATCGAGCAGCTGGCCATCGCGCCGCAGGAGCGGCTTTATCCGGATATCGCCATCATGAAGATCGGCGGCCAGTCGATCTGCGACCGCGGTGTCAAGGCGCTTCCCGCCATACTAAAGGAAATCGTCAGAAACCGCCATGACCACAAGCTGCTGCTCACCACTGGCGGCGGCACACGCAGCCGGCACATCTATACCATCGGCCTGGAAATGGGCATGCCCACCGGTGTTATCGCCAAGTTCGGCAGCATGGTCTCCGAGCAGAACGCCCTGATGATCGCCACCCTGTTGTCCCCATGGGGCGGCATCAAGATCTCTCACTCGGACATCGTCAAACTGCCGACCTATTTCGCCGAGAATATAATCCCGGTCATGCACGGCATGCCGCCCTATGACTACTTCGCCATCAAGCCAAAGGTGGGGAGAATTCCCATCCACCGCACCGATGTCGGTCTGGTCATCCTTGCCGACTTGATCGGTTCGCGGAACATCATCTTCGTGAAGGATGAAGACGGGCTGTACACTGACGACCCGAAGAAGAACCCCGACGCCAAATTTATCCCGGAGATCGGCGCCCAGGACCTCCTTGATCTCGAACAGGACGATCTGGTCATTGAGCGGCCCTGCCTGGAAATCATGCAAAACAGCGAGGTTATCGAGAAAGTGCAGGTCATTAACGGCATGGTCGAAGGTAACATCACCCGCGCCCTGAACGGCGAACACGTCGGTACCTTTATCTACAAACAGTAA
- a CDS encoding phosphate/phosphite/phosphonate ABC transporter substrate-binding protein, with amino-acid sequence MKKTLIVSCFCCTLLATFASAEPLVFSMLPRYFPEKLTAITSPLVNYLSQELQQPVKLLLTDSFSSYENQIFKGTIDIGYENPLVYVNISEKHEVLATAIQGQGGDRFRGLVIARADSNITNLADLRGKTVMIVGKTSAGGYLSQKLSLQELGMDVKNDLSLVEAADNRQENVIISVSVGDVDAGFIQEGAYHVADDFIRPNSLKKVVETAWIPNWAISVNKTMPLQLKNNIRQALQKLKKDDEVLKALELTGFKPVVDSDYNILRKVIE; translated from the coding sequence ATGAAAAAGACACTGATTGTCTCGTGCTTTTGCTGCACACTTCTGGCAACGTTTGCGTCAGCCGAACCCTTAGTCTTCTCGATGCTGCCAAGATATTTTCCGGAAAAATTGACGGCCATAACAAGCCCATTGGTCAACTATCTTAGCCAGGAGCTGCAACAACCGGTAAAGCTGCTTCTCACCGACAGTTTTAGCAGCTACGAAAACCAGATCTTCAAGGGAACCATTGACATCGGTTATGAAAACCCGCTGGTCTATGTGAACATCTCCGAGAAGCATGAGGTCCTGGCTACCGCCATACAAGGCCAGGGAGGAGATCGATTTCGCGGTCTGGTCATTGCCAGAGCAGACTCCAATATTACCAACCTTGCAGATTTACGTGGAAAAACCGTAATGATCGTCGGCAAGACCTCAGCCGGCGGGTATCTCTCGCAGAAACTCTCACTGCAAGAACTCGGTATGGATGTCAAGAATGACCTGTCACTTGTCGAAGCCGCGGATAATCGTCAGGAAAATGTTATAATTTCCGTGAGCGTGGGGGATGTTGATGCCGGATTCATCCAGGAAGGCGCCTACCACGTCGCCGATGATTTTATCCGGCCAAATTCCCTGAAAAAAGTTGTCGAAACCGCCTGGATTCCCAACTGGGCAATATCGGTAAACAAAACCATGCCATTGCAACTGAAAAACAACATCCGCCAGGCTCTTCAGAAATTAAAGAAGGACGACGAGGTCCTCAAGGCATTGGAGCTTACCGGCTTCAAACCGGTTGTCGACTCCGACTACAATATTCTCCGCAAAGTCATCGAATGA
- a CDS encoding phosphate/phosphite/phosphonate ABC transporter substrate-binding protein: MNIHPLSAGLPEPLSQRTSPNNYHLLAMVTALILQLLFPAASIAAEYRLSMLPLFGAEEIHRRITPLAEYLSKETGLTITPILTADFSQYSQQLSAGAIHIGYENPYVYVMHAAYHDAVAMASTGGQGFRFRGIIITRKDSPIRSIKDLKGKKIAIVSQSSTGGFLSQSYSLAKQGIRLQEDCVVEEATENKQENVIFSVYNGDVDAGFIQEAALPQVKEFVPVESIRVLERTEWLPNWALSLSKKMPEADKKKIIAAIERLGRDAPALKAMKVDAFALTQDSEYDVVRMAAGLAKN; encoded by the coding sequence ATGAACATTCATCCTTTGTCGGCTGGGCTCCCGGAGCCTCTTTCCCAACGAACTTCACCGAACAATTATCATCTTCTTGCCATGGTGACGGCACTCATTTTACAGCTGTTATTCCCCGCTGCCTCTATCGCGGCAGAATATCGGCTGTCCATGTTACCGCTTTTCGGAGCCGAGGAAATTCATCGACGTATAACCCCGCTCGCCGAGTATCTCAGCAAGGAAACCGGCTTGACAATCACCCCGATTCTTACTGCCGATTTTTCACAATACAGCCAGCAACTCTCTGCCGGGGCCATCCACATTGGTTATGAAAACCCATATGTTTATGTCATGCATGCCGCCTACCACGATGCGGTGGCCATGGCCTCTACAGGCGGCCAGGGTTTCAGATTTCGCGGAATTATCATAACGCGCAAAGACAGCCCTATTCGTTCGATCAAGGATTTGAAAGGCAAAAAGATTGCAATTGTCAGTCAATCAAGTACCGGCGGTTTTTTATCGCAAAGCTATTCTTTGGCAAAACAGGGCATTCGGTTACAGGAAGATTGTGTTGTCGAAGAAGCTACCGAGAACAAACAGGAAAACGTGATTTTTTCCGTTTACAACGGAGACGTTGATGCGGGTTTCATCCAGGAGGCGGCTCTCCCGCAGGTGAAGGAATTTGTCCCGGTGGAGTCGATCAGGGTTCTGGAGCGAACCGAATGGCTTCCAAACTGGGCTCTTTCACTCAGCAAAAAAATGCCCGAGGCCGACAAGAAAAAAATCATCGCTGCCATCGAGCGTCTGGGACGTGATGCACCTGCTCTCAAGGCCATGAAGGTTGACGCCTTTGCACTTACCCAAGATAGCGAATACGACGTAGTCCGTATGGCAGCGGGACTTGCCAAAAACTAA
- a CDS encoding HAMP domain-containing protein: MLQSEPEQKKNIRKQPAKVPSITAFMQQGIPVGGYLLLAMTLGFFTVCGTFSFLTLRYIPDIINNQIDLRNQAITTAFRSAIKKPLLLRDYLQVNQEAKATSKLPGVAYAAVINGKGVVVGGFFSELSRFDSHFAGKVKESGFPVDIFTANRLRQGKEEASATLSIGGQKIYDKVQAVSETGGEVHVGVYVSEVEEAIRHALISPLTISLSLLVLCLGIIMFFFLNRAITKPLEEVTSVVNRISLGEMDLNIVPSGPREIRELANAFKRMQQSIRYMIGRLGK, encoded by the coding sequence ATGCTGCAATCAGAACCTGAACAGAAAAAAAACATCCGAAAACAACCAGCAAAGGTTCCAAGTATCACTGCATTTATGCAACAGGGTATTCCCGTTGGAGGGTATCTGCTTCTGGCGATGACTCTAGGTTTTTTCACAGTATGCGGAACCTTTTCGTTCCTCACCCTGCGGTACATTCCGGACATCATCAACAACCAGATCGATTTGCGCAATCAAGCAATTACCACGGCCTTTCGCAGCGCCATTAAGAAGCCATTGCTATTGCGAGATTATCTCCAGGTCAATCAAGAAGCTAAAGCGACCAGTAAGCTACCCGGAGTTGCGTATGCCGCGGTCATTAACGGCAAAGGAGTCGTTGTTGGCGGTTTCTTCAGTGAACTCAGTCGTTTTGATAGCCACTTTGCCGGCAAAGTAAAGGAATCTGGTTTCCCCGTTGATATCTTTACTGCAAATCGACTTCGTCAAGGAAAAGAAGAAGCGAGTGCCACCCTGAGTATCGGCGGACAAAAGATATATGACAAGGTCCAGGCGGTATCTGAAACCGGCGGAGAAGTACATGTCGGTGTTTATGTATCGGAAGTTGAAGAGGCCATCCGCCATGCCCTGATATCGCCACTCACCATTTCCCTTTCCCTTCTTGTCCTTTGCCTGGGCATCATCATGTTTTTCTTCCTCAATCGAGCCATAACCAAACCGCTAGAAGAAGTGACATCGGTGGTCAACCGGATAAGTCTCGGTGAAATGGACCTCAACATCGTTCCCAGCGGACCAAGAGAGATACGCGAACTGGCAAATGCCTTTAAAAGAATGCAACAATCGATCAGGTATATGATCGGGAGATTGGGCAAATGA
- a CDS encoding YitT family protein, producing the protein MTSPQLAGVEGKPRRTEALKRLLLNLFLLTIGSGIFAVGVNAILVPQKFISGGVIGIALVLHYLVPGLSIGLMYFLLNIPLILLGWFSVSRSFVLYSCFGMAVFSLATALIVPPPIPVDNQILAAILAGIICGTGGGIILRSRGSVGGIDILAVFLNRKWSFRIGATTFLANALVLTGGGFCFGVEQALYSLVSVYTSSKVLDYVLTGFNQRKSIFIISDHSQEIADQILGRLHRGVTFLQGTGGYSGSEKKVVFCIITMIELSRMKELVFDIDPNAFVVVNDTLEVLGKRHGQINAK; encoded by the coding sequence ATGACAAGCCCGCAACTTGCAGGCGTGGAAGGCAAACCGCGCCGAACCGAGGCCCTGAAAAGGCTCCTCCTCAATTTGTTTCTATTGACCATCGGCAGCGGCATCTTTGCCGTGGGTGTCAATGCCATCCTCGTTCCTCAAAAATTTATCAGCGGGGGCGTTATCGGTATTGCCCTCGTTCTCCATTACCTTGTTCCCGGGCTGTCCATCGGGCTGATGTATTTCCTGTTGAATATTCCCCTGATTTTACTCGGCTGGTTCAGCGTCAGCCGTAGTTTCGTGCTCTACAGTTGCTTTGGTATGGCAGTTTTCTCGCTGGCGACTGCCCTGATCGTGCCGCCGCCCATCCCCGTTGACAACCAGATCCTCGCGGCGATCCTTGCCGGGATCATCTGCGGTACGGGGGGCGGAATTATCCTGAGATCGCGGGGTTCGGTGGGCGGGATCGATATTCTGGCGGTCTTTCTCAACCGCAAATGGAGCTTTCGTATCGGCGCCACCACCTTCCTCGCCAACGCCCTGGTGCTGACCGGTGGCGGTTTTTGTTTCGGTGTCGAGCAGGCTTTATATTCTCTGGTCTCGGTGTACACCAGCAGCAAGGTCCTCGATTATGTGCTGACCGGTTTCAATCAGCGCAAATCGATTTTCATCATTTCCGACCACTCGCAGGAGATTGCCGATCAGATTCTCGGACGTCTGCACCGGGGGGTGACTTTCTTACAGGGAACGGGCGGCTATTCCGGCAGTGAGAAGAAGGTGGTTTTCTGTATCATTACCATGATCGAACTGTCGCGGATGAAGGAACTGGTTTTCGATATCGACCCCAATGCCTTTGTGGTGGTCAACGATACCCTGGAGGTACTCGGGAAAAGGCATGGCCAGATCAATGCAAAATGA
- the aroB gene encoding 3-dehydroquinate synthase, with product MQKIDHKNIILTGFMGTGKTTVGKMLAARLGREFVDTDSLIEARQGRTIPEIFREAGEVAFRQMEAELARELGARDGLIVSTGGRFMLDPANVKALAHTGRVFCLVATPQEILARVKKDSAHRRPLLEVSDPSQQIVELLEVRKRGYQRFLKIKTTGKSPEAVTDELLDLLQRAPEQFAVENPVQPYACVVGNGILPFIRQLTGADGMVVVITDANVGRLYGQSCGKIDRIITIPEGRQHKTMATVQAIYEQLIDFGFDRSGTIVALGGSVVGDIAGFVAGTYMRGVDFVQCPTSLLAMADTSIGDKTGLDLPQGRNLIGIFKQPAMVIADVATLRSLPAREFSSAMAEIVKHGLLADCGLFEKLEGANWQQGSDFLQALPALQALIAQAIRVKIAIVEADPFAHGKQSVLNLGHSFAHAIEQVSRQDIRHGEAVAMGLIAAINLSVRLGYCQLPLQERVEAVFRKIGLPTRIPGDLSPERIFQAMGSDKKRLAGSLPIVLLRALGQPLVARNIADQEILASLQELVNH from the coding sequence ATGCAGAAAATAGATCACAAAAATATAATCTTGACTGGTTTCATGGGCACCGGCAAGACGACTGTGGGGAAGATGCTGGCTGCCAGGCTGGGCCGGGAATTTGTCGACACCGACAGTTTGATAGAGGCGCGCCAGGGCCGGACCATTCCGGAAATATTTAGAGAAGCCGGAGAAGTGGCCTTTCGGCAAATGGAAGCGGAGCTGGCGAGGGAGTTGGGGGCAAGAGACGGTTTGATCGTTTCCACCGGCGGGCGTTTCATGCTCGACCCGGCCAATGTCAAGGCCCTGGCCCATACCGGCCGGGTGTTCTGCCTGGTCGCCACTCCGCAGGAGATATTGGCGAGGGTAAAAAAGGACAGCGCTCATCGCAGGCCCTTGCTGGAGGTCTCTGATCCGAGCCAACAGATAGTTGAGCTGCTTGAAGTGCGAAAGAGGGGGTATCAACGTTTTTTAAAAATCAAGACCACTGGCAAATCCCCTGAGGCAGTCACCGATGAGCTGCTGGATCTTCTGCAAAGGGCGCCTGAGCAGTTTGCGGTAGAGAATCCTGTCCAGCCTTATGCATGTGTCGTCGGCAATGGCATATTACCGTTTATCCGGCAATTGACCGGTGCCGACGGTATGGTCGTGGTTATCACCGACGCAAATGTCGGAAGACTGTATGGTCAAAGCTGCGGGAAAATCGACCGTATAATTACCATTCCCGAAGGGCGGCAGCATAAAACCATGGCCACTGTTCAGGCCATATACGAGCAGCTCATCGATTTTGGCTTCGACAGATCCGGAACAATTGTGGCGCTTGGCGGAAGTGTTGTCGGGGACATTGCCGGTTTCGTGGCCGGCACCTATATGCGAGGGGTGGATTTTGTCCAATGCCCCACAAGCCTGCTGGCGATGGCCGACACCAGCATAGGTGACAAAACCGGCCTGGACTTGCCCCAGGGGAGGAACCTGATCGGAATTTTCAAGCAGCCGGCCATGGTTATCGCCGATGTCGCCACCCTGCGAAGTCTCCCGGCACGGGAGTTTTCCTCGGCAATGGCCGAGATAGTCAAACACGGCTTGCTCGCCGATTGTGGTCTTTTTGAAAAACTGGAAGGTGCTAACTGGCAGCAGGGATCAGATTTTCTTCAGGCCTTGCCGGCGTTACAGGCCCTTATCGCCCAAGCGATTCGGGTGAAAATTGCCATCGTCGAGGCAGACCCGTTTGCGCACGGCAAGCAATCGGTACTCAATCTCGGTCATAGCTTTGCCCATGCCATCGAACAGGTGAGCCGTCAGGACATCCGCCATGGTGAAGCCGTTGCCATGGGACTGATCGCAGCCATCAACCTGTCGGTGCGGCTGGGATATTGTCAGCTGCCATTGCAGGAACGCGTCGAGGCCGTTTTTCGCAAGATAGGTTTGCCGACCCGTATACCCGGAGATCTTTCTCCCGAGAGGATTTTCCAGGCCATGGGCAGCGACAAGAAGCGGCTTGCCGGATCTCTGCCCATTGTGCTTTTACGTGCTCTTGGGCAGCCGCTGGTCGCACGGAATATCGCCGATCAGGAGATTCTGGCAAGTCTCCAAGAGTTGGTCAACCATTGA
- the aroD gene encoding type I 3-dehydroquinate dehydratase, translated as MRQQSKKQLHVRGVVIGGSHPLICLPLLAGTKEELLDQAAALVELAPDLVEWRIDGFAEVEDLAKSLSVLGELRRILGEIPLLFTCRIDQEGGMGKIPREKRLALLLAAIESGNIDLIDIELCNGREFIDAVKTPARARHVALILSYHNFKETPAETFIYDKLLAAYEAGADIPKVAVMPKDYADVLVLLQATNRARNSVIDTPLITISMGEQGAVSRLAGGLFGSDITFAVGTASSAPGQIPIAEMRAVMAVLFAAR; from the coding sequence ATGAGACAACAGAGTAAAAAACAGCTGCATGTGCGGGGCGTCGTTATTGGCGGGTCCCATCCCCTCATCTGTTTGCCCCTCCTAGCTGGAACCAAAGAAGAGTTGCTTGACCAGGCGGCAGCCCTGGTGGAACTGGCCCCTGATCTGGTGGAGTGGCGGATTGATGGTTTTGCCGAGGTTGAAGATCTCGCGAAAAGTCTGTCAGTTCTTGGTGAATTGCGCCGCATCCTCGGGGAGATACCGCTCCTTTTTACCTGCCGGATAGACCAGGAAGGCGGGATGGGCAAAATTCCCCGGGAAAAGAGATTGGCATTGCTGCTTGCAGCCATAGAATCCGGCAATATCGATCTCATCGACATAGAATTGTGCAATGGCCGGGAATTTATCGACGCCGTCAAGACGCCTGCCCGGGCCCGCCACGTCGCCCTGATCCTCTCCTATCACAACTTCAAGGAAACGCCGGCTGAAACCTTTATCTACGACAAGCTTCTTGCCGCCTATGAAGCGGGGGCGGACATCCCCAAGGTTGCGGTCATGCCTAAGGATTATGCGGATGTTCTGGTGCTGTTGCAGGCGACCAACCGGGCGAGAAACAGCGTCATCGATACGCCGCTGATCACCATATCCATGGGGGAGCAGGGAGCGGTAAGCCGATTGGCGGGTGGCCTGTTTGGCTCGGACATCACCTTTGCCGTCGGCACGGCTTCATCCGCGCCGGGACAGATCCCGATAGCCGAGATGCGAGCGGTGATGGCCGTGCTGTTTGCCGCACGCTAA
- a CDS encoding cache domain-containing protein — translation MNTDFFQRWSLKIKVTVSTLIIFIVSIGLLSSYAGRMLRADIKTMIHDQQFATVSVFAELINSELNSRVRSLETVAGRITPAIFNDPKMLQAFLEERLLLEKLFNSGYLVTNSEGTTIASVPLSANRVGVNFINRSSIALALNKGITSISEPVIGRISGFPVFSIATPIRDGRGTIVGTVAGIVDLSKPSFLSHITDNRYGKTGGYVLIAPQHKVVVAATDRSRVMQPIPAPGVNPLMDRYINGFEGSGSIVDSRGVEVLSSSRQIPGAGWVLVGRIPTAEAYAPIRDMQNRMLISSLVMTLLAGGLIWWLLKRQLSPVFATLKTLSAISDANLPVAPLPVHQEDEVGKLIGGFNRLITALASSKRFLQTIIDSEPECIKMLDSNGNILMMNTAGLKMLDADSFEQVQGQCVFPLVTEQYRDAFIALTKQIYQGIPGKLEFAAVGLKGRRVWLETHAVPFRNEQGEITSLLGIARDITQRKQIEREREEALSLVKKLEGIVPICMYCKKIRTEQDSWQQLEQYISDHSEARFSHGMCPECAAEQLKAIDK, via the coding sequence ATGAACACAGACTTTTTCCAAAGATGGTCGCTAAAGATAAAAGTGACTGTTTCCACATTGATTATTTTTATTGTCAGTATCGGGCTGCTGTCATCCTATGCCGGCAGAATGCTTCGCGCAGATATCAAAACGATGATACATGACCAGCAATTCGCCACCGTTTCAGTATTCGCTGAGCTTATCAACAGCGAACTCAACAGCCGGGTGCGATCGCTGGAAACCGTTGCCGGAAGAATCACCCCCGCCATCTTCAACGACCCAAAAATGTTACAAGCATTTCTAGAGGAGCGGTTGCTGCTGGAGAAATTATTCAATAGCGGGTACCTCGTCACTAACAGTGAGGGCACCACCATTGCCTCCGTGCCACTCTCCGCCAACCGGGTTGGCGTAAATTTTATTAACCGCAGCAGCATAGCCCTGGCCCTTAACAAGGGGATAACCAGTATCAGTGAACCGGTCATAGGAAGGATTTCGGGATTTCCTGTTTTTTCCATTGCAACGCCTATTCGTGATGGCAGGGGGACCATCGTCGGAACGGTGGCCGGGATCGTCGATCTCAGCAAACCCTCCTTTTTAAGTCATATTACCGATAATCGCTACGGCAAGACCGGGGGGTATGTCCTTATAGCCCCACAGCATAAGGTTGTTGTTGCCGCAACCGACAGAAGCCGTGTCATGCAACCCATCCCCGCGCCCGGTGTCAATCCCTTAATGGACCGATACATTAATGGCTTTGAGGGCTCCGGCAGTATTGTCGACTCACGGGGAGTGGAGGTTTTATCATCTTCGAGACAGATCCCTGGCGCGGGTTGGGTCCTGGTCGGAAGGATTCCTACCGCGGAGGCCTATGCGCCGATTCGTGACATGCAGAACAGAATGCTGATTTCTTCTCTTGTCATGACCCTCCTGGCAGGGGGGCTGATATGGTGGCTCTTGAAACGACAGCTGTCGCCGGTGTTTGCCACCCTGAAAACCTTGAGCGCCATCTCCGACGCCAACCTTCCGGTAGCTCCCCTGCCGGTACATCAAGAGGACGAAGTTGGAAAACTCATCGGCGGCTTCAACCGTCTTATTACTGCCTTAGCTAGCAGTAAACGATTTTTACAAACGATCATTGACTCTGAGCCGGAGTGCATCAAAATGCTCGATAGTAATGGCAATATATTGATGATGAATACGGCGGGATTGAAAATGCTCGATGCCGACAGCTTTGAACAGGTGCAGGGGCAATGCGTCTTTCCACTAGTCACCGAGCAATACCGGGACGCCTTTATCGCGCTTACCAAACAGATCTATCAGGGAATCCCGGGAAAACTAGAATTTGCAGCTGTTGGCCTGAAGGGCCGGCGTGTCTGGCTTGAGACCCATGCGGTGCCGTTTCGCAATGAGCAGGGGGAAATCACCTCATTGTTGGGGATAGCCCGGGACATAACTCAGCGCAAACAGATAGAGCGCGAGCGAGAAGAGGCTCTCAGTCTCGTGAAAAAACTCGAAGGAATTGTCCCCATCTGCATGTATTGCAAAAAAATTCGCACGGAGCAAGACAGCTGGCAACAGCTGGAACAATACATTAGCGATCACTCAGAGGCTCGGTTCAGCCATGGCATGTGTCCTGAATGCGCGGCAGAACAACTGAAGGCAATCGACAAATAA